The proteins below are encoded in one region of Rhododendron vialii isolate Sample 1 chromosome 7a, ASM3025357v1:
- the LOC131332589 gene encoding replication protein A 70 kDa DNA-binding subunit B-like, whose amino-acid sequence MTFVRLTLWNKLAMRDGMHLLETLHQNNILFATGLKVDDFHGPYLSTCKKSKLYVNHSIRTDGIPEWFAKDENAQKSVTWNRTHGFSLPQALIISNAKRIRINQFAFRTNVNYYRVIGRIEKIYVEHLWIDLCNTCYNQVDNQYGWFMCKHCGREDVQTITRYNAKMVVKDSTGSMELLVKDTKAEFILQCVPSYLKKIMLKDNGAQMLKDYISQFNECPYVFIIPAPKFGCVDHCAPVVTFVLKVDWSEECWHIFKGKSRTGKETLDSS is encoded by the exons ATGACGTTTGTCCGACTTACTCTGTGGAACAAATTAGCAATGAGAGATGGGATGCATCTCCTTGAAACTCTGcaccaaaataatattttgtttgcTACAGGATTGAAGGTCGATGATTTTCATG GTCCGTACCTTAGCACTTGCAAGAAAAGCAAATTATACGTTAACCACTCAATTCGTACAGACGGGATTCCTGAATG GTTTGCAAAAGATGAAAATGCACAAAAGTCAGTAACATGGAACCGCACACATGGATTTTCGCTCCCACAGGCATTAATAATTTCAAATGCCAAGAGAATTCGAATAAACCAATTTGCGTTTCGGACCAAT GTAAACTATTATCGCGTTATTGGCcgcattgaaaaaatatatgttgaacaTCTATGGATTGATTTATGCAATACATGCTATAACCAAGTTGACAATCAGTACGGCTGGTTTATGTGTAAACATTGTGGCAGAGAAGATGTGCAGACTATAACCAG GTATAATGCAAAGATGGTTGTAAAAGACTCCACTGGCTCAATGGAACTCTTGGTAAAGGACACGAAGGCAGAATTCATCTTACAATGTGTCCCTTCATATCTGAAGAAAATAATGTTAAAG GATAATGGGGCGCAAATGCTCAAAGACTACATTTCTCAATTTAATGAATGTCCATACGTGTTTATTATTCCTGCTCCAAAGTTTGGATGCGTTGACCATTGTGCTCCCGTGGTGACTTTTGTATTAAAAGTTGATTGGTCAGAAGAGTGTTGGCATATTTTCAAAG GGAAATCGAGAACTGGCAAAGAGACATTGGATTCATCGTGA
- the LOC131334342 gene encoding secologanin synthase 1-like, with translation MLKNTTHCCTLSLSLSLSLSLSAMEMDTMFAWFGLAVLLVIDWRLACLAVLTILVWRFYYSAWVTPKRLEKLLREQGFDGNPYKFLVGDLKEDSQLLKEAQSKPIGIDDNTLPRVYPIVHKSIQKYGKKNFVWIGRIPRVTILDPEHVKEVLTRYKTFQKHFAALNPLCKLLLTGIGSLEGDKHQKHRKIITPAFHLEKLKDTVSVFEAVYSDLIVKLKKMTESTGSVELDVFPLFETVTSDAFTHTAYGSSYTEGKNIFALLREMRDLTTELQLRPNIPYSHYLPTWTNIRIRQVNKAMDNYLRDMINKRMNEMKGGAATKSDLLGMLVESNLQAIKQGNESAGMSLQDIINECKLFTFAGHESVGLLLVWTTVMLSRHPKWQERAREEVFQVLGKERAPTYNDISRLKIVNAILYEALRLFPTAPDLSRITVEETKLGDLTIPAGVMVMLQTTALQRDKTIYGPDAMEFNPERFFEGSVAATKGQLAFLAFGGGSRACPGQVFALTQLKLGLALILQHFSFELSPSYKHGPELTFALTPQYGAPIIYHRLKK, from the exons ATGCTCAAAAACACCACCCATtgttgtactctctctctctctctctctctctctctctctctctcagccatGGAGATGGATACAATGTTTGCCTGGTTTGGGCTTGCGGTTCTTCTCGTAATAGACTGGAGGTTGGCCTGTCTAGCTGTTCTTACAATATTGGTCTGGAGATTCTACTACTCGGCATGGGTTACCCCAAAAAGGTTAGAAAAGCTCCTGAGGGAGCAGGGCTTCGACGGAAACCCCTACAAATTCCTAGTAGGAGACCTCAAAGAAGATTCCCAACTCCTCAAAGAAGCCCAATCCAAGCCTATCGGCATCGATGACAATACCTTGCCACGCGTCTATCCTATCGTCCATAAATCCATCCAAAAATATG GTAAGAAGAACTTTGTATGGATAGGAAGAATACCAAGGGTGACAATACTTGATCCTGAACATGTAAAAGAGGTCTTGACTCGCTACAAGACATTTCAAAAGCATTTTGCAGCACTGAATCCTCTTTGCAAGCTCTTACTAACTGGAATTGGATCCCTAGAGGGTGACAAACATCAGAAACACAGGAAGATTATTACCCCTGCGTTTCATTTGGAAAAGTTGAAG GATACGGTAAGTGTGTTTGAAGCCGTATACAGCGATCTGATCGTCAAGCTGAAGAAGATGACCGAGTCGACCGGGTCGGTTGAGCTGGACGTGTTCCCTCTCTTTGAAACCGTAACTAGCGATGCTTTCACGCACACCGCGTACGGTAGCTCCTATACCGAAGGCAAGAACATCTTTGCGCTGCTCAGAGAGATGAGGGATCTTACCACCGAGCTCCAGCTTAGACCAAACATCCCCTACTCTCA ttATTTGCCTACTTGGACGAACATAAGAATAAGGCAAGTAAACAAGGCAATGGACAATTACCTAAGGGACATGATCAATAAAAGAATGAATGAAATGAAGGGAGGAGCTGCCACAAAATCAGATTTACTTGGTATGCTAGTGGAATCGAATTTACAGGCAATAAAACAAGGGAACGAGAGCGCTGGGATGTCGTTGCAAGATATCATCAACGAGTGCAAGCTGTTTACCTTTGCCGGGCATGAGAGTGTCGGGCTTCTGCTCGTGTGGACGACGGTGATGCTGAGCCGGCATCCTAAGTGGCAGGAGAGAGCCAGAGAAGAGGTTTTCCAAGTTTTGGGGAAAGAGAGGGCACCAACTTATAATGACATTAGCCGCCTCAAAATC GTGAATGCAATTCTGTACGAAGCACTGAGGCTATTCCCGACAGCACCAGATCTCAGCAGAATCACGGTTGAAGAGACGAAACTAGGGGACCTAACCATCCCGGCCGGCGTTATGGTCATGCTACAAACAACTGCGCTTCAGCGGGACAAAACCATCTATGGTCCCGACGCGATGGAGTTCAACCCCGAGAGGTTTTTCGAAGGATCAGTGGCTGCAACCAAGGGTCAATTAGCGTTCCTCGCCTTCGGCGGGGGCAGTCGGGCTTGCCCCGGTCAGGTCTTTGCCTTGACCCAACTCAAACTAGGCCTAGCACTGATCCTCCAACACTTCTCTTTTGAGCTCTCACCATCTTATAAACATGGCCCCGAACTTACCTTTGCTCTTACCCCTCAATACGGCGCCCCTATCATCTATCACAggctgaaaaaataa
- the LOC131334344 gene encoding secologanin synthase 2-like, whose translation MEMDTMVAWSGLAVLLVIDWRLACLAVLTILAWRFYYWVWVTPKRIEKLLRKQGFNGNPYKFLVGDLKENSQLLKEAHSKPIGIDDNTLPRVYPIVHKSIQKYGKKNFVWLGRIPRVTILDPEHVKEVLTYYNTFQKHFAAQNPLCKLLITGVGALEGDRYHKHKKIISPALHLEKLKGMVSAFDAVYSDLIVKLKKMTESTGSVELDVFPLFEIVTSDVISRTAYGSSYTEGKNIFALLKEIRDLTVVLQLRPNIPYSHYLPTWTNIRIRQVNKEIDNYLRDMINKRMNEMKGGAATKSDLLGLLLESNFQAIKQGNESAGLSMQDIINECKLFYFAGHESVGLLLVWTTVMLSRHPKWQERAREEVLQVLGKERAPTYDDISRLKIVTAILHEALRLFPPVPDLSKITVEETKLGDLTIPAGVIVMLQTTALHRDKTIYGPDAMEFNPERFFEGSVAATKGQLAFIAFSWGSRACPGQVFALTQLKLGLAMILQHFSFELSPSYKHGPKVIFALTPQYGAPIIYHRLKK comes from the exons ATGGAGATGGATACAATGGTTGCCTGGTCTGGGCTTGCGGTTCTTCTCGTAATAGACTGGAGGTTGGCCTGTCTAGCTGTTCTTACAATATTGGCCTGGAGATTCTACTACTGGGTATGGGTTACCCCAAAAAGGATAGAAAAGCTCCTAAGGAAGCAGGGCTTCAACGGAAACCCCTACAAATTCTTGGTAGGAGACCTCAAAGAAAATTCCCAACTCCTCAAAGAAGCCCACTCCAAGCCCATCGGCATCGATGACAATACCTTGCCACGCGTCTATCCTATCGTCCATAAATCCATCCAAAAATATG GTAAGAAGAACTTTGTATGGTTAGGAAGAATACCAAGGGTGACAATACTTGATCCTGAACATGTAAAAGAGGTCTTGACTTACTACAACACATTTCAAAAGCATTTTGCAGCACAGAATCCTCTTTGCAAGCTGTTAATAACTGGAGTTGGAGCCCTAGAGGGTGACAGATATCATAAACACAAGAAGATTATTTCCCCTGCCTTGCATTTGGAAAAGTTGAAG GGTATGGTAAGTGCGTTTGATGCCGTATACAGCGATCTGATTGTCAAGCTGAAGAAGATGACCGAGTCGACTGGGTCAGTTGAGCTGGACGTGTTCCCTCTCTTTGAGATCGTAACTAGCGATGTGATCTCGCGCACCGCGTACGGTAGCTCCTATACCGAAGGCAAGAACATCTTTGCGCTGCTCAAAGAGATAAGGGATCTTACCGTCGTGCTCCAGCTTAGACCAAACATCCCCTACTCTCA ttaTTTGCCTACTTGGACGAACATAAGAATAAGGCAAGTAAACAAGGAAATAGACAATTACCTAAGGGACATGATCAATAAAAGAATGAATGAAATGAAGGGAGGAGCTGCCACAAAATCAGATTTACTTGGTCTGCTACTGGAATCGAATTTCCAGGCAATAAAACAAGGGAACGAGAGCGCTGGGCTGTCGATGCAAGATATCATCAACGAATGCAAGCTGTTTTACTTTGCCGGGCATGAGAGTGTCGGGCTTCTGCTCGTGTGGACGACGGTGATGCTGAGCCGGCATCCAAAGTGGCAGGAGAGAGCCAGAGAAGAGGTTCTCCAAGTTTTGGGGAAAGAGAGGGCACCTACTTATGATGACATTAGCCGCCTCAAAATC GTGACTGCGATTCTGCACGAAGCTCTGAGGCTATTCCCGCCAGTGCCAGATCTCAGCAAAATCACGGTTGAAGAGACAAAACTAGGGGACCTAACCATCCCGGCCGGCGTTATCGTCATGCTGCAAACAACTGCACTTCACCGCGACAAAACCATCTATGGTCCCGACGCGATGGAGTTCAACCCCGAGAGGTTTTTCGAAGGATCAGTGGCTGCAACAAAGGGTCAATTAGCGTTCATCGCCTTCAGCTGGGGCAGTCGGGCTTGCCCCGGTCAGGTCTTTGCCTTGACCCAACTCAAACTGGGCCTAGCAATGATCCTCCAACACTTCTCTTTTGAGCTCTCGCCATCTTATAAACATGGCCCCAAAGTCATCTTTGCTCTTACCCCTCAATACGGCGCCCCTATCATCTATCACAGGCTGAAAAAATAA
- the LOC131334345 gene encoding secologanin synthase 1-like, with protein MDLTVILQPRPIIPYSHYLPTRTHLRIRKVNKELEDYPRDMIKRRMNKMQGGAATKSDLLGLLLESNFQAIKQGNESAGLSMEDIINECKLFHFAGHESFGLLLVWTTVMLSRPPKWQERAREEVFQVLGKERAPSYDDLSRLKIGSMHSSFSQSFRKRKFYRQRKFRYLKKYAMRCSELYLASCFY; from the exons ATGGATCTTACTGTCATACTTCAGCCCAGACCAATCATCCCCTACTCTCA TTATTTGCCTACTAGGACCCATCTGAGAATAAGGAAAGTAAACAAGGAACTAGAAGATTACCCAAGGGACATGATCAAGAGAAGGATGAATAAAATGCAGGGAGGAGCTGCCACAAAATCAGATTTACTTGGTCTGCTACTGGAATCGAATTTCCAGGCAATAAAACAAGGGAACGAGAGCGCTGGGCTGTCGATGGAAGATATCATCAACGAGTGCAAGCTGTTTCACTTTGCTGGGCATGAGAGTTTTGGTCTTCTGCTTGTTTGGACGACGGTGATGCTGAGTCGGCCTCCTAAGTGGCAGGAGAGAGCCAGAGAAGAGGTTTTCCAAGTTTTGGGGAAAGAGAGGGCACCCTCTTATGATGACCTTAGCCGACTTAAAATTGGAAGTATGCATTCGTCCTTCTCACAAAGTTTTCGTAAGAGAAAATTTTATCGGCAAAGAAAGTTTCgttatctcaaaaaatatgccaTGAGATGTAGTGAGTTGTATCTAGCCAGTTGTTTTTATTAG
- the LOC131334350 gene encoding cytochrome b5 domain-containing protein RLF isoform X2: MRCQATMISHSVGLPEGVEAQSSVPDISGVTINDEAASDDGDSNPSSGALWKYKLPSNSISKEAAVGSLSFNVIDTSPRKQSAELPKQVAFEDSGKLASSSQQQKTAVRKPAPRAKVPFEKGYSQMDWLKLCRTHPDLAGLNGQSNRRLISLNEVKQHQTGGAMWTVLKGRVYNIAPYMKFHPGGADMLMKAVGKDSTSLFNKYHAWVNADALLEKCLVGTLDSQ, from the exons ATGAGATGTCAAGCGACGATGATTTCACATTCT GTTGGACTACCTGAGGGTGTTGAGGCGCAGAGCTCTGTGCCAGATATCAGTGGTGTCACCATAAATGATGAGGCTGCAAGTGATGATGGTGATTCTAATCCGAGTAGTGGTGCTTTGTGGAAATATAAGTTACCAAGTAATTCCATTTCGAAGGAGGCAGCAGTTGGTTCTTTGTCTTTTAACGTTATTGATACATCTCCTAGAAAACAGTCAGCTGAACTGCCAAAACAAGTAGCATTTGAAGACAGTGGAAAATTAGCCAGCAGTTCACAGCAACAGAAGACAGCTGTTAGGAAGCCTGCACCTCGAGCTAAGGTTCCTTTTGAGAAGGGTTATAGTCAGATGGATTGGCTTAAACTTTGTCGAACCCATCCTGACCTTGCAG GATTGAATGGACAGTCAAACAGAAGGCTTATATCCTTGAATGAAGTCAAACAGCACCAAACAGGAGGTGCCATGTGGACTGTTCTCAAGGGTCGTGTTTACAACATAGCTCCATACATGAAATTTCATCCAGGAG GTGCTGATATGCTGATGAAGGCAGTTGGAAAAGATAGCACATCTTTATTCA ATAAGTACCATGCCTGGGTGAATGCTGATGCCTTATTGGAGAAGTGCCTCGTGGGTACTTTGGATAGCCAGTGA
- the LOC131334350 gene encoding cytochrome b5 domain-containing protein RLF isoform X1, with the protein MSSDDDFTFCKVGLPEGVEAQSSVPDISGVTINDEAASDDGDSNPSSGALWKYKLPSNSISKEAAVGSLSFNVIDTSPRKQSAELPKQVAFEDSGKLASSSQQQKTAVRKPAPRAKVPFEKGYSQMDWLKLCRTHPDLAGLNGQSNRRLISLNEVKQHQTGGAMWTVLKGRVYNIAPYMKFHPGGADMLMKAVGKDSTSLFNKYHAWVNADALLEKCLVGTLDSQ; encoded by the exons ATGTCAAGCGACGATGATTTCACATTCTGTAAG GTTGGACTACCTGAGGGTGTTGAGGCGCAGAGCTCTGTGCCAGATATCAGTGGTGTCACCATAAATGATGAGGCTGCAAGTGATGATGGTGATTCTAATCCGAGTAGTGGTGCTTTGTGGAAATATAAGTTACCAAGTAATTCCATTTCGAAGGAGGCAGCAGTTGGTTCTTTGTCTTTTAACGTTATTGATACATCTCCTAGAAAACAGTCAGCTGAACTGCCAAAACAAGTAGCATTTGAAGACAGTGGAAAATTAGCCAGCAGTTCACAGCAACAGAAGACAGCTGTTAGGAAGCCTGCACCTCGAGCTAAGGTTCCTTTTGAGAAGGGTTATAGTCAGATGGATTGGCTTAAACTTTGTCGAACCCATCCTGACCTTGCAG GATTGAATGGACAGTCAAACAGAAGGCTTATATCCTTGAATGAAGTCAAACAGCACCAAACAGGAGGTGCCATGTGGACTGTTCTCAAGGGTCGTGTTTACAACATAGCTCCATACATGAAATTTCATCCAGGAG GTGCTGATATGCTGATGAAGGCAGTTGGAAAAGATAGCACATCTTTATTCA ATAAGTACCATGCCTGGGTGAATGCTGATGCCTTATTGGAGAAGTGCCTCGTGGGTACTTTGGATAGCCAGTGA
- the LOC131334350 gene encoding cytochrome b5 domain-containing protein RLF isoform X4, whose amino-acid sequence MRCQATMISHSVGLPEGVEAQSSVPDISGVTINDEAASDDGDSNPSSGALWKYKLPSNSISKEAAVGSLSFNVIDTSPRKQSAELPKQVAFEDSGKLASSSQQQKTAVRKPAPRAKVPFEKGYSQMDWLKLCRTHPDLAGLNGQSNRRLISLNEVKQHQTGGAMWTVLKGRVYNIAPYMKFHPGGIYIYL is encoded by the exons ATGAGATGTCAAGCGACGATGATTTCACATTCT GTTGGACTACCTGAGGGTGTTGAGGCGCAGAGCTCTGTGCCAGATATCAGTGGTGTCACCATAAATGATGAGGCTGCAAGTGATGATGGTGATTCTAATCCGAGTAGTGGTGCTTTGTGGAAATATAAGTTACCAAGTAATTCCATTTCGAAGGAGGCAGCAGTTGGTTCTTTGTCTTTTAACGTTATTGATACATCTCCTAGAAAACAGTCAGCTGAACTGCCAAAACAAGTAGCATTTGAAGACAGTGGAAAATTAGCCAGCAGTTCACAGCAACAGAAGACAGCTGTTAGGAAGCCTGCACCTCGAGCTAAGGTTCCTTTTGAGAAGGGTTATAGTCAGATGGATTGGCTTAAACTTTGTCGAACCCATCCTGACCTTGCAG GATTGAATGGACAGTCAAACAGAAGGCTTATATCCTTGAATGAAGTCAAACAGCACCAAACAGGAGGTGCCATGTGGACTGTTCTCAAGGGTCGTGTTTACAACATAGCTCCATACATGAAATTTCATCCAGGAG GGATTTATATATATCTTTGA
- the LOC131334350 gene encoding cytochrome b5 domain-containing protein RLF isoform X3, producing the protein MSSDDDFTFCKVGLPEGVEAQSSVPDISGVTINDEAASDDGDSNPSSGALWKYKLPSNSISKEAAVGSLSFNVIDTSPRKQSAELPKQVAFEDSGKLASSSQQQKTAVRKPAPRAKVPFEKGYSQMDWLKLCRTHPDLAGLNGQSNRRLISLNEVKQHQTGGAMWTVLKGRVYNIAPYMKFHPGGIYIYL; encoded by the exons ATGTCAAGCGACGATGATTTCACATTCTGTAAG GTTGGACTACCTGAGGGTGTTGAGGCGCAGAGCTCTGTGCCAGATATCAGTGGTGTCACCATAAATGATGAGGCTGCAAGTGATGATGGTGATTCTAATCCGAGTAGTGGTGCTTTGTGGAAATATAAGTTACCAAGTAATTCCATTTCGAAGGAGGCAGCAGTTGGTTCTTTGTCTTTTAACGTTATTGATACATCTCCTAGAAAACAGTCAGCTGAACTGCCAAAACAAGTAGCATTTGAAGACAGTGGAAAATTAGCCAGCAGTTCACAGCAACAGAAGACAGCTGTTAGGAAGCCTGCACCTCGAGCTAAGGTTCCTTTTGAGAAGGGTTATAGTCAGATGGATTGGCTTAAACTTTGTCGAACCCATCCTGACCTTGCAG GATTGAATGGACAGTCAAACAGAAGGCTTATATCCTTGAATGAAGTCAAACAGCACCAAACAGGAGGTGCCATGTGGACTGTTCTCAAGGGTCGTGTTTACAACATAGCTCCATACATGAAATTTCATCCAGGAG GGATTTATATATATCTTTGA